A single genomic interval of Littorina saxatilis isolate snail1 linkage group LG17, US_GU_Lsax_2.0, whole genome shotgun sequence harbors:
- the LOC138952503 gene encoding uncharacterized protein, whose product MLYSDAQEHVGIEVCDIADHVVGLRSNQTYSDIQLSNATRPVFTFGVPGEWTNTVYVRASSSHGDVHISISDKTWMTAYDPAATDTLAEGYSHAAFTVTDITLYYVTVTLSSDSPEMWNDVTLEAGFTCVVANQTSHGYFEHLRKENCEGRSY is encoded by the exons GCTCAGGAGCACGTGGGCATCGAGGTGTGCGACATTGCGGACCACGTGGTGGGACTGCGTAGCAACCAGACCTACAGCGATATCCAGCTGTCCAACGCCACGCGGCCTGTCTTTACGTTCGGCGTGCCTGGCGAATGGACCAACACCGTCTATGTCAGG GCCAGCAGTAGTCACGGGGATGTTCACATCTCCATTTCTGACAAAACCTGGATGACAGCGTACGACCCAGCCGCCACTGACACTCTCGCTGAAGGTTACTCTCACGCCGCGTTCACCGTCACTGACATCACGCTGTATTACGTCACCGTCACCCTGTCGTCTGACTCGCCTGAGATGTGGAATGACGTCACTTTGGAGGCGGGCTTTACGTGCGTGGTAGCCAATCAGACGAGTCACGGCTATTTTGAACACTTGAGAAAAGAAAACTGCGAGGGTCGCAGCTATTAA